The genomic window TTCGCTGCAGCTTGATCAGCTCTAGATTTTTCTGCAGCTACTCTCTCCGCTGCGGCTTGATCAGCTCTAGATTTTTCTGCAGCTACTCTCTCCGCTGCGGCTTGATCAGCTCTAGATTTTTCTGCAGCTACTCTCTCCGCTGCGGCTTGATCAGCTCTAGATTTTTCTGCAGCTACTCTCTCCGCTGCGGCTTGATCAGCTCTAGATTTTTCTGCAGCTACTCTCTCCGCTGCAGCTTGATCAGCTCTAGATTTTTCTGCAGCTACTCTCTCCGCTGCAGCTTGATCAGCTGTATATTTCTCTGCAGCTACTCTCTCCGCTACAGCTTGATCGACTGTAAATTTCTCTGCAGCTAATCTCTCTGCTGCAGCTTGATCGACTGTAAATTTCTCTGCAGCTAATCTCTCTGCTGCAGCTTGATCGACTACTGCAGTACCTCTATTCAAATTGTTTTCTATACCTGATTTATATGTACTAGTAATTTCTTCTCCATCATTTACAGATAAGCCATTTGTTCTTTCAACCGCAAACATCTTATTACTTAATTCTTCAATTTCATCAATCGTTAGCTCTTCAAAGTTAATTTTTTTAAATTTTTCTTCACCTAAAAAAAGTTTTAGATCTTTGATTTTTTGATCTCTTTCATTTTTTGCATCTTCTGAGAGATCTTGTGTAATTTCTATTTTAATTTCTTCGTATATTTTTATTGTTTTCTCTGAAACTTCATTAAAATTATCCAGTTTTTCCTTGTTAGAATTTTCTGAAGCGTCAGTGGTAGCTACTACTGAAAAAGAAGGAAACGTTAATAAACCAATTAACAAGGTCGTACTGAAAACTGCCGTTCCTCTTTTATACATCATATGTGACTGAGTGAATTGAGTGATAGTTCTCTTATTAGTAATAGCATCTATTCTTTCTTTTCTAGTTTTATCCAATACTATACCTCCTATTTTAGATAAATTCCACAATAAAATAACTGTAGTGTTTATTGAAATACTCTTAACTTTTACTATTTACTTTATTATAGCGCTCTATACACGCATTTCATAGGTGGACTTTGATTGTGACAACCATTTTAATATACGACACACAATTGTAATGATAACATACCTTTAAATTAACTCTCTTTTTAACCCGCTATCCAGCTTTCTGTACGTGTAAAATAGTTCTCGAGAGGATATTATCTTTTTACTAGCAAAAATAAAGAAGGCGTTCTATCATAAATGTATGCTTACGCGGCAAATACATAAATGGAAGAGGCCTTCTTATGGATAACATTATATCAAAATTATACGAAATAATAAAGGAATCAAGCGATTTAATTGCTACAGAAGAATCTATTCAGCTTTATATGTATGAAGTATTTACGGAATTATTAGGAGATATATTTATACACGTAAACCAAACGATTAAGGAACAAAAGCAACAAGAAGGATGGAAAGTAAAGCGAGAAGATTGGAAAACAGTCCAATTTATTTTTGGGCCTGTCCGTTACCGTCGTACTTTAATGGCAGATCAAGAGAATCAAAATCATTATCCATTAGATGAGTGGTTGGGGATTCGAAAATACCAACGTCATAGTCCGCTCGTAGAAGTCAAAGTAGCAGAGTTAGCCAGTAAGTGTACCTATCGGGACACCGCTGAAACACTGAAAGAATGGACAGCAGTAGCGATGAGCCATCAAACAGTAGGCAGCCTCCTTAAACGAGTGGGAGAAGCACAAGCGCGTGAAGACGAAGAAATGGTGATTGAGCTAGAAGAGTCAGCAGCGTTACCAGGAGGAAAAAAAGTCGATTATTTCTATGCCGAAGCAGATGGTGTATTTGTCCGTGGGACAACAAAGAAAAAAAGTTTAGAGGTTCATCATGCACTTGTTTATGAAGGCTGGCAGAAAAATGGAAAGAGAGTCTCCTTGAAGGAGCCTAAAGCCATTATGACGACTAAAAAGACGGCTGGTTTTTGGGCAGAAGTACAAGCTTTTACAGCGACTCATTACGCGTTACAACACGCTCAAATCATTACCAATAGCGATGGTGGACCAGGCTATACCGCAGATAAATTCCAAGAAACTTTTTCGCAGTCGAATTATCCCGTGTTGAATCAATTAGACGCTTATCACATCTTTCAAGGCCTGAACCGTGCTTTTGGTGTACAAAGTAATCTCTTTAAACAGAACATTCATCAAGCGCTTAAAAAACATGATTTAGAGGCCCTAACGATCTGGTTGGACACTTATGAAAGTACCTTAGAAGAAACACAAGCAGTAGAAAAACTGGCTAGTTTTCGAACTTATCTTTTAAGAAATTGGGATCGGATTTTTGATTGGCGAGAAAAAGTAGAACAAGTACCGAAGGATGCCAGAGGTTTAGGCGCAATGGAATCGAATCAACGCCATATTTCTTTTCGGATGAAAAAACGTGGAATGCATTGGAGCGAAGTCGGTTGTGAAGCCATGGTGAAAGTGAAACAAGGGATCTTAAATCAAACGTTACGTGAAGCATATCTTCACCAGCAAACTAGAAGTACAAGACAACAACGTAAGGTGAAACAAACCGTTCGTGTATCGTCTTTAATGCATCAAAAGACGCGTCAGTCAGTTGGGGCAAAGAAAGGAACGATTCCGTTGTATGCCCCTCATTCTTCAGCAATGGGGCAGTTAATTAAAAGTTTTCGATAATTCCTGTCTGTTTGGGGAAGGGTCCATTTTTTTGGAACGTTCTCCAAACAGATGGGCCAGCAAACGGCAAAGCCGTGCGGTAGCAGATAGGTGTACAAAAGTAGAACGCCAAACTAGCCTAGTAATAGGACGACCGAGAAAAACTTGACACAAACCAGCTTTCTTATTCAATTGTCTAGCTTGAAAATTTATGGTAAAATAAGCTATTATTCACAATTATTATTATCAAAATAATAAAATTACTTTTAGAAAGTGTGAAACGATGCAAAAAAAATCTACTAACTATCAACCTGCTTTTCTTATTAGTTTATTGTTTTTCCTACTTTTTGTACTGTTGCCTTTGGCGTTCAGTCAAATTCTAATTGGGTAACTTGGTTTGATCAGTTTATTACTCATTCAATTCTATCTAATGCCTCAGAAAAAAATACTGCTTTCTTTGTCTTCATTACTGAGTTTGGCGGAGTACCAATTATGGCAATTTTAGTTTTATTGTTTAGCTTTTTTCTTATTTGGAAGTCTAAAAAAACAAATTTAGCTATTTGGTATATTTTACAATCTATTTTAGGAGCTGGCGCTTTAAACGTACTGGTAAAACTTATTTTCCAGCGTGAACGGCCTGCTATCGAACATTTAATTATGCAAGGAGGATTTAGTTTTCCAAGTGGACATGCTATGGGTTCAATGATTTGTTATGGAGGGTTCGCTTTCTTAATCTTTCATCTTTACAAAAAAAGTACGTTATCTTTTATTGCTCTAATCGCTGCTGTTTTGCTTATCTTATTAATTGGCTTAAGTAGAATTTACGTTGGTGTACACTTTCCTTCTGATATTATAGGAGGCTATTTATTAGGTGCTTCATGGTTAGCACTACTGATTGCTCTATTTTCAAAATTCATAAAGTAGGAGTAATTTATTATAATGAATTCTACTAACTGATAAGGAGATTTAAATGATGATTGAAAATGCACTTCGCTACAGTCATACTCTTTTAAAAAATACGATTATCAATGGCGATACCGTTATTGATGCTACTGTTGGAAATGGCGGGGATACTATTTTGTTAGCTAAATTAGTTGGCGAAACTGGTCATGTTTTTGGTTTTGACATTCAAACTCAAGCTATTAAGACAACGAAAGAAAAATTAATGCTAACTAGTCTTTTAGAGCAAGTTTCTCTTTACAATGAAGGTCATGAAAATCTAAATCATTTTATACCAGAAAACACTGAAATTGCTGCTGCTGTTTTTAACTTAGGCTATTTGCCTAAAGGAGACAAGAAAATTATAACCAAAGGTGAAACAACTATCCAAGCAGTAGAACTAATTTTACCTCGTCTGAGAAAAGGTGGCTTACTGTTATTAACGGTCTACTCTGGCCATCCAGGTGGAGAACTAGAAAAGTCAGCAATTGTAGATTTTACTAAGGATTTAACCCAAGATTCATATACTGTTTTATACTACGGTTTTATTAACCAAAAGAATGCTCCACCTTTTTTAATTGCTATTGAAAAAAAATAAAAAAAGTTTGTACATTAAAAGATTTTTAAATCTTAATGTACAAGCTTTTTATTTTAGTAGATATTTATTCTTTTATCAAATTGATTGATAACCAGAGCTAGTGCTACAGTAATAAACCCATAGAAGAAAACATCATGAACACCTACATATAGAATATTTCTCAGGATAGGTAATAAATCAGGGTCTAGATTGATAGCTGTTAATGGATTAATTAATTCATTCATCATCTTGCTTTCTACACCTGCTGATTGTTGGATAATCAGTTGTTCTGCCATTCGTTTATTCAAGATAATCCCATAAATTGAAATCATAATCGTTTGTCCTAAAATTCGAAATAAGGTATTAACGGATGTAGCAACGCCAATTTGATTTTTAGGTACAATATTTTGGATTGTTACGGTTGTCGTCGTGATGGCAAGACTCATACCCAAACCAATTAATGCTGTCACCAATAAGAAAACATAAAAAGGTGTAGCTAGTGGTAACTGAGTAATAATTAATGCACTAATACTAATAATAACTAGACTACTTGTCAGAATTGTTTTAACGGGTTGTTTAAACATTAACTGTCCTGCAATGAATGAGCCTAACACCCACGTAAAAGACATAGGTGTGATAGCAAATCCTCCCAATGCTGCTTTCAAACCTTTCAAACCTTGCATCCACATTGGAATATAAACATCTACACCAATTAAAAAACCACTAACTAAGGCTGCTACTAAATTTTGGATGACAAAGGTTCGGTTACTAAATAAACTCAACGGTAAAATAGGATCGACTGCTCGTTTTTCTACATAAATAAAGGCAATAAAACTTAGAACAGCAAAAACAAACCAGATTAATAAAGAGAACTCAAATACACCTTTATCTCCAATAACTTGTATACCATAAAGCGCAAATAATAGTGTGCCTGTTAAAGTCAGACTACCTAAATAATCGATTGCTTTTCTTTCATAAGAAAAATCTTCATGTAAAAATAGAGCTACTAAAATAATAGTTATAATACCGATTGGGACATTGATATAGAAAATCCAGTGCCAGCTTAAAATATCTACTATAAACCCACCCAATAAAGGTCCGAAAATGCCAGCTATTCCCCATGCTGCTCCATTAAAGCCCATGATTTTTGCTCGTTTTTCCAAAGGATAAATATCAGCGATAATCGTAGATGTTACCGGCATGATAGCTCCCGCACCAATTCCTTGAATCGCTCTAAAGAGAATAAGTTGGCTCATTGATTGTGAGAGACCACATAAAGATGAACCAATAACGAAAATAAGTAATCCAATAATTAATATTGGTTTTCTTCCAATCATATCCGATAACTTACCATATATTGGCGTCATAATAGCGTTTGTTAATAAGTAAATAGAAAATACCCAGTTCATAATAGCGATTCCTTCAAGGCTTCCTATAATAGTAGGCATAGCCGTCGATACAATCGTACCTTCAACAGCAGTCATAAAGGTTGCTACAAAAATAGCTAGTGTTACAATTTTTACATTTGTTTGTTTTTTATTTCTTTCCATATCTTTCTCCAATTCGTTATCAATTTATGTAACCTATATCATTTAACATATAATAAATACAAAACGCATACGATACCTCTATCTTATAAAGGTATCGTATGCGATCATTTACTATTAAGCTAAGAATTTTTTCAAATCATCTATCTTGTCTGTTTTCTCCCAAGGTAAATCGATATCTGTTCTTCCAAAGTGACCGTATGCTGCTGTTTGCTTGTAAATCGGTCTTTGGAGATCTAGCATCTTGATAATTCCAGCAGGACGTAAATCAAAATTAACTCTTACAGCTGCAATCAATTGGCTCTCAGGTACTTTACTTGTTCCAAAAGTGTCAATAGCAATAGAGACTGGTTGAGCTACTCCAATAGCATAAGCTAATTGGACTTCACATTTACTAGCCAAGTTAGCTGCCACAATATTTTTGGCAATATAACGAGCAGCGTAGCTAGCAGAGCGGTCTACTTTCGTTGGATCTTTTCCAGAAAAAGCTCCACCACCATGACGAGCATACCCACCATACGTATCAACAATAATCTTACGACCGGTTAATCCAGAATCCCCTTGAGGTCCTCCAATAACAAATCGTCCTGTAGGATTGATAAAGTATTTAGTATCTGCATCTAATAATTCAGTTGGTATAACTGCTTCAATAACTAATTTTATGATATCCTCTTTTAATGTTTCAATCGTTGTATCTGGATGATGTTGTGTACTTACAACAACCGTATCCACCCGTAGTGGTTTACCGTTTTCATCATATTCAACCGTTACTTGAGATTTAGCATCTGGTCTTAAATAGTTAAGCGTCTTGTCCTTTCTCAATTCTGCCAATCGTTTAACTAAACGATGACTTAACGAAATAGGTAAAGGCATTAACTCAGGTGTCTCATCAATTGCAAAACCAAACATTAACCCTTGGTCTCCTGCACCAATTTGATCAAGAGCATCATCATTCATTTCTTTGTACTCAACAGAATCATTCACTCCTTGAGCTATATCAGCTGATTGTTCATCGATTGCAACAATAACTGCACAAGTATCTGCGTCAAAACCAAATTTAGCTCTGGTATACCCTATTCCTCTAATTGTTTCACGCACTACTTTTTGAATATCTACATAAGTAGAAGTAGATATCTCTCCCACAACTAGTACTAAGCCTGTCGTAACAGTTGTTTCACACGCAACTCGTGCATCTGGATCTTTAGCAATAATATCATCTAAAATAGCGTCACTAATTTGATCAGCCATCTTATCTGGATGTCCTTCTGATACAGACTCAGATGTAAACAATTTTCTTTCTGTCATTCTTTGTTCCCCCTTTGATAGTTTCGGTTACAAGGCTTCTCCGCTCTTCTTACAAAGCAGATCCTCTCGGGAATCCATTTGCAAACCTTATACATTTTAACATACTTCCTGGTGGTTAGCTAAATAAATATTTTAAATGATAGCCTATCTTTATACTGTGCTCTTGCTTTATTTTTGGTAAGATAGAGGTAGCACATTCAGCGAAAGGGGTCTTACAATGCACCAATCTTTACCAACAAAAATAAAAGCTTTTTTTTTCCACCCACTTTTCCTTATTTTCATTAGTCCCTTAGCTTATATTTTAATTGGAACTATTTATGCAGCACAGCTTTCAACTGTAAATTCATTACTAGTTATCGGACTTTATCTTTTTATTCTAATGAATCAATTTTTAGAAAAAATCATTGCAACTGAATTTCAAAAAGAGAACAAAAAAATAAAAGCTTCTTTATTAATTATTGAAGCTATCAATCTACTAATCATTAGTTCTCTAACTTTATCTTCTCACCTTTTAATTGGATTACTACTAGTGTTCTACAGTATCCTTATCCAAGGACAGATTTATTTTAAAGAAAATGATTTGAAGTGGCTACTGATTAGCATGAAAGCTATTTTTAAAGGTGGTATTCTAACCTATATTAGTTTCTTTATTCAATTATTTTTTATTCCTAATACTATCTTTTTATGGAGCGTTCCTTCAATTCTATTAGCTTTAATAATAGAATTAACTGATCACACGATTAAAGCAAAACAACCAGAATCACTAAAGAAAAATCGCCTCCTAGCTCTGAGCTTACTCATTTTTTTGTATATAAGTAGTATTTTTATTTTATCGCTATCTTTTAGTTACTTTTCTCTCTTATTGCTAATAAGTTTGCCCACCGCATGGAACTTACTTTCTCTTTATCGAGCATCAGCTCGTACAAAATCCTTTTCAATAAAGCTCAAGCAACTAAACCTATTTGCTATTATCTTTTTGTTTCTATTTGCTTTAGTTATTAGTACTAAAACTTTCCTACAATAATAACTCCTATTAAAAAAAAAGAAAAATCAAGCCCCTTCTACTTGGACTTGATTTTTCTTTTATTCTATTATGACCCGTACGGGATTCGAACCCGTGATACCGCCGTGAAAGGGCGGTGTCTTAACCACTTGACCAACGGGCCTTTTAACTAGATAATAATGGGCCTAAATGGACTCGAACCATCGACCTCACGCTTATCAGGCGTGCGCTCTAACCAGCTGAGCTATAGGCCCATAAAAAAAAAGCGGGTGACGAGAATCGAACTCGCATCAACAGCTTGGAAGGCTGTGGTTTTACCACTAAACTACACCCGCAAAAAATGGCCCGGGACAGAATCGAACTGCCGACACCTTGAGCTTCAATCAAGTGCTCTACCAACTGAGCTACCGGGCCATATATTTAATTAACGGTCTCGACGGGAATCGAACCCGCGATCTTCTGCGTGACAGGCAGACATGTTAACCCCTACACCACGAGACCATTTTTAATATAATATCATATTGGTATTATGATATTTATTGCGGGGACAGGACTTGAACCTGTGACCTTCGGATTATGAGCCCGACGAGCTGCCAACTGCTCCACCCCGCGATAATAATAAGTAAAAAATTTCTAACAAAGCTAAACTTTTCTCTCTTAAAAAATAGAGTGAAAGTAATTGCGGGGACAGGACTTGAACCTGTGACCTTCGGGTTATGAGCCCGACGAGCTGCCAACTGCTCCACCCCGCGATAATATTAAATTTGTAACTAAGGAGGATAAGAGATTCGAACTCTTGCGTGCTTTTACACACCTGACGGTTTTCAAGACCGTTCCCTTCAGCCAGACTTGGGTAATCCTCCATCTGAAAAGCAATAATTTAAATTTATTAAGTTAAATCACATGACCCGTACGGGATTCGAACCCGTGATACCGCCGTGAAAGGGCGGTGTCTTAACCACTTGACCAACGGGCCTTTATAAAAAACGAAACGGAGAAGGAGGGATTTGAACCCTCGCGCCGCGTTAACGACCTACACCCTTAGCAGGGGCGCCTCTTCAGCCACTTGAGTACTTCCCCAAAATTAAAAAATAAAATTAAATGGGCCTAAATGGACTCGAACCATCGACCTCACGCTTATCAGGCGTGCGCTCTAACCAGCTGAGCTATAGGCCCATAAAAAAAGCGAGTGACGAGAATCGAACTCGCATCAACAGCTTGGAAGGCTGTGGTTTTACCACTAAACTACACTCGCAAAACGGTCTCGACGGGAATCGAACCCGCGATCTTCTGCGTGACAGGCAGACATGTTAACCCCTACACCACGAGACCTTTTTGCATATACCAAATTTATTCTATGGTATTCATTGCGGGGACAGGACTTGAACCTGTGACCTTCGGGTTATGAGCCCGACGAGCTGCCAACTGCTCCACCCCGCGATAATATTAAATTTGTAACTAAGGAGGATAAGAGATTCGAACTCTTGCGTGCTTTTACACACCTGACGGTTTTCAAGACCGTTCCCTTCAGCCAGACTTGGGTAATCCTCCATTTATTAAAATAAATAGTCCCTTTAATATAAAAGGTAATCAATCAATACAAAATGATTAATGGACCTTGCAGGACTCGAACCTGCGACCGGACGGTTATGAGCCGTCTGCTCTAACCAACTGAGCTAAAGGTCCAAGATCTTTTTAAATTGTAATAGCGGCGAAGGGGATCGAACCCCCGACCTCCCGGGTATGAACCGGACGCTCTAGCCAGCTGAGCTACACCGCCAAAATAAGTCTTAAAAATTTAAATAAGTGGAGCCTAGCGGGATCGAACCGCTGACCTCCTGCGTGCAAGGCAGGCGCTCTCCCAGCTGAGCTAAGGCCCCAACATTTAAAATCGGGAAGACAGGATTCGAACCTGCGACCCCTTGGTCCCAAACCAAGTGCTCTACCAAGCTGAGCTACTTCCCGTACGTTGAGTCATTCTGGAATTTCCATTTTAATTTAAATGAAATGCACCCAAGAGGAGTCGAACCTCTAACCGCCTGATTCGTAGTCAGGTACTCTATCCAATTGAGCTATGGGTGCAATATATGGTGCCGAGGGCCGGAATCGAACCGGCACGATGATCACTCACCGCAGGATTTTAAGTCCTGTGCGTCTACCTGTTCCGCCACCCCGGCATTTTGAACAAGTTACGATTGTTACATCGCTTACTAGATGACCTAGTAAGCGGAAGACGGGGTTCGAACCCGCGACCTCCACCTTGGCAAGGTGGCGTTCTACCACTGAACTACTTCCGCTAATGGTGCCGGCTAAAGGAGTTGAACCCTCGACCCTCTGATTACAAATCAGATGCTCTACCAACTGAGCTAAGCCGGCTTGAAAATATGGTGCGGGTGAAGGGACTTGAACCCCCACGTCTTTCGACGCTAGATCCTAAATCTAGTGCGTCTGCCAATTCCGCCACACCCGCTAAAATATGGCATAACTAGTCATTTTAATGAATAGTTATGAGTCATGCAGGATTCGAACCTGCGACCCTCTGATTAAAAGTCAGATGCTCTACCAACTGAGCTAATGACTCATGGTGGAGGTTGACGGGATCGAACCGCCGACCCTCTGCTTGTAAGGCAGATGCTCTCCCAGCTGAGCTAAACTTCCATATGAGAAAAAAACTATTAGATGCGCGGCAGCGTCCTACTCTCACAAAGGGAAACCCTTCACTACCATCGGCGCTAAGAAGCTTAACTACTGTGTTCGGCATGGGAACAGGTGTGACCTTCTTGCCATCGCCACCACACATCTTTTAGTTATAAGAGAACGTTGTTCTCTCAAAACTGGATAGTGTTTAACTATAAGACAATAAAACCGTTTCTTCATCGTTTAAAAATGGTTAAGTCCTCGACCGATTAGTATTGGTCCGCTCCATACATCGCTGTACTTCCACTTCCAACCTATCTACCTGATCATCTCTCAGGGGTCTTACT from Carnobacterium iners includes these protein-coding regions:
- a CDS encoding ISLre2 family transposase, with the protein product MDNIISKLYEIIKESSDLIATEESIQLYMYEVFTELLGDIFIHVNQTIKEQKQQEGWKVKREDWKTVQFIFGPVRYRRTLMADQENQNHYPLDEWLGIRKYQRHSPLVEVKVAELASKCTYRDTAETLKEWTAVAMSHQTVGSLLKRVGEAQAREDEEMVIELEESAALPGGKKVDYFYAEADGVFVRGTTKKKSLEVHHALVYEGWQKNGKRVSLKEPKAIMTTKKTAGFWAEVQAFTATHYALQHAQIITNSDGGPGYTADKFQETFSQSNYPVLNQLDAYHIFQGLNRAFGVQSNLFKQNIHQALKKHDLEALTIWLDTYESTLEETQAVEKLASFRTYLLRNWDRIFDWREKVEQVPKDARGLGAMESNQRHISFRMKKRGMHWSEVGCEAMVKVKQGILNQTLREAYLHQQTRSTRQQRKVKQTVRVSSLMHQKTRQSVGAKKGTIPLYAPHSSAMGQLIKSFR
- a CDS encoding phosphatase PAP2 family protein, which translates into the protein MAILVLLFSFFLIWKSKKTNLAIWYILQSILGAGALNVLVKLIFQRERPAIEHLIMQGGFSFPSGHAMGSMICYGGFAFLIFHLYKKSTLSFIALIAAVLLILLIGLSRIYVGVHFPSDIIGGYLLGASWLALLIALFSKFIK
- a CDS encoding class I SAM-dependent methyltransferase, with the translated sequence MIENALRYSHTLLKNTIINGDTVIDATVGNGGDTILLAKLVGETGHVFGFDIQTQAIKTTKEKLMLTSLLEQVSLYNEGHENLNHFIPENTEIAAAVFNLGYLPKGDKKIITKGETTIQAVELILPRLRKGGLLLLTVYSGHPGGELEKSAIVDFTKDLTQDSYTVLYYGFINQKNAPPFLIAIEKK
- a CDS encoding MDR family MFS transporter, translated to MERNKKQTNVKIVTLAIFVATFMTAVEGTIVSTAMPTIIGSLEGIAIMNWVFSIYLLTNAIMTPIYGKLSDMIGRKPILIIGLLIFVIGSSLCGLSQSMSQLILFRAIQGIGAGAIMPVTSTIIADIYPLEKRAKIMGFNGAAWGIAGIFGPLLGGFIVDILSWHWIFYINVPIGIITIILVALFLHEDFSYERKAIDYLGSLTLTGTLLFALYGIQVIGDKGVFEFSLLIWFVFAVLSFIAFIYVEKRAVDPILPLSLFSNRTFVIQNLVAALVSGFLIGVDVYIPMWMQGLKGLKAALGGFAITPMSFTWVLGSFIAGQLMFKQPVKTILTSSLVIISISALIITQLPLATPFYVFLLVTALIGLGMSLAITTTTVTIQNIVPKNQIGVATSVNTLFRILGQTIMISIYGIILNKRMAEQLIIQQSAGVESKMMNELINPLTAINLDPDLLPILRNILYVGVHDVFFYGFITVALALVINQFDKRINIY
- the metK gene encoding methionine adenosyltransferase; this encodes MTERKLFTSESVSEGHPDKMADQISDAILDDIIAKDPDARVACETTVTTGLVLVVGEISTSTYVDIQKVVRETIRGIGYTRAKFGFDADTCAVIVAIDEQSADIAQGVNDSVEYKEMNDDALDQIGAGDQGLMFGFAIDETPELMPLPISLSHRLVKRLAELRKDKTLNYLRPDAKSQVTVEYDENGKPLRVDTVVVSTQHHPDTTIETLKEDIIKLVIEAVIPTELLDADTKYFINPTGRFVIGGPQGDSGLTGRKIIVDTYGGYARHGGGAFSGKDPTKVDRSASYAARYIAKNIVAANLASKCEVQLAYAIGVAQPVSIAIDTFGTSKVPESQLIAAVRVNFDLRPAGIIKMLDLQRPIYKQTAAYGHFGRTDIDLPWEKTDKIDDLKKFLA